The [Bacillus] selenitireducens MLS10 genome includes a region encoding these proteins:
- a CDS encoding sensor histidine kinase, with the protein MRWRLTSRYFISLLLLVVVVLLVNTTLFFALLFYQNADPERSVSGESMETFVRSFDQYLSLDHGEVKVSSEGLTELEQRGAWLQVLDDTGSEVMSVRKPDHVLEHYSPMELIHRYKYMDDHLHQYFVGDYEAFSYLIGAPELNESRWVMMIHPQSVIDFTGRALIIMLTLNVLIAIGFGLLFSSGIIKPVYQLIDEIRRIKYRDYRDDGQIAKGIFEPVFANLQDVSRTYEYHEQEREKLEVMRTEWINNVSHDLKTPLASVQGYAELLKDNQLSQADQHRYAEVIERQSRYMKELIDDFHLTMKLRHQELPLSFESVAIEGFVRELVIQVLNEPRFEEADITFHSDASDICWQIDRHLYFRAVMNLLRNALVHNDDDVSIKVNVHSDRIEISDTGKGITRENQEQIFERYYKGTNTEDGEGSGLGMAIARDIIESHGGSVDLDSEEGMGTTITIFKGSQETLKKRGIWNDPSVK; encoded by the coding sequence ATGAGATGGCGATTAACTTCAAGATACTTCATTTCATTACTGTTGCTTGTGGTTGTCGTACTGCTTGTCAATACGACACTCTTTTTTGCGTTGCTTTTCTATCAGAATGCAGATCCGGAACGGTCCGTTTCTGGCGAATCCATGGAGACGTTTGTCCGTTCTTTTGATCAGTATTTGTCGCTTGATCACGGTGAAGTGAAGGTGAGTAGTGAGGGGTTGACTGAACTCGAGCAAAGGGGGGCCTGGCTGCAAGTCCTTGATGATACCGGCTCTGAAGTGATGAGTGTCAGAAAGCCTGATCATGTTCTTGAGCATTATTCACCGATGGAGCTGATCCATCGGTATAAATATATGGACGATCACTTGCATCAGTATTTCGTGGGCGATTACGAGGCTTTCAGCTACCTGATTGGAGCGCCGGAGCTAAATGAAAGTCGCTGGGTGATGATGATTCATCCACAGTCTGTGATTGACTTCACCGGACGTGCGCTAATCATAATGCTGACGTTGAATGTCTTGATTGCCATTGGATTTGGACTTCTGTTCAGTTCGGGAATCATAAAGCCAGTTTATCAGCTGATTGATGAGATTCGGCGTATCAAATATCGTGACTACCGAGATGACGGTCAGATAGCAAAAGGGATATTCGAGCCTGTATTTGCTAATTTGCAGGATGTATCGAGAACCTATGAGTATCACGAACAAGAGAGGGAGAAACTTGAGGTCATGCGTACTGAATGGATTAACAATGTCTCTCATGATTTGAAAACACCTCTTGCTTCAGTTCAGGGCTATGCGGAGCTCTTGAAAGACAATCAGCTGTCTCAGGCTGATCAGCACCGTTACGCAGAAGTCATTGAACGGCAGTCCCGATATATGAAAGAACTGATTGACGACTTTCATTTGACAATGAAGCTTCGTCATCAGGAGTTGCCTTTATCATTCGAGTCGGTTGCAATCGAGGGTTTCGTTCGTGAACTCGTCATCCAGGTGTTGAACGAACCCCGTTTTGAAGAGGCGGATATCACCTTTCACAGCGATGCATCGGATATATGTTGGCAGATCGATCGTCATCTTTACTTTCGCGCAGTGATGAATCTCTTAAGAAACGCGCTTGTTCATAATGATGACGATGTCTCAATTAAGGTGAACGTTCATTCAGATCGGATTGAAATTTCAGATACAGGTAAGGGCATAACCAGGGAAAATCAAGAACAGATTTTTGAACGCTATTATAAAGGAACGAATACGGAGGATGGTGAAGGAAGCGGCCTCGGCATGGCAATTGCCAGAGATATCATTGAATCCCATGGGGGCAGCGTCGACCTTGACAGTGAAGAAGGCATGGGTACAACGATCACGATTTTCAAAGGAAGCCAGGAAACCCTAAAGAAAAGAGGTATCTGGAATGACCCGTCAGTTAAATGA
- a CDS encoding bifunctional diguanylate cyclase/phosphodiesterase — protein MSSYFKFGLTRKIIVLIVSALILNTLIVALFVGLQVHRISTNFLLDALEQETEYVVERVDQFFAKHGLIAEQQASNRFFINALKELETSERVIHDPLYPDIVRDLIAIKSPQSFTNLIYLAVDSQNTLITNRMGYEPRSSFVLSERAWYQDAVASSEYVISDPYIDLSTGKPAITISKAIRDSNHELLGAIGLDILLDDLYEELNAYGVGETGYISIVNRDGLPVYHPEESVIFDDEAPATYLQSLINGEAIDGTDENGRYFSYHQMSETDWYAVAVIDEEEISGPVQSLMQLLGTILFLTTGLFVGIAYVTTKKLTDPLHHLTAKIKQETEEWEKIEIPDPFKTREDEIGELSRTLSSMGKRIRQDLIEANEQNERLLDEVESHKLTQNQLKLMLSVLARTDQAFFIMDVKYTVIYHNETMDQIMIKHTIDIPALVEKLDVSSDSLASMYDEESINHELVLDDHHYDIGLQAFYYEGTLYILGTVEDKSQIIEAYSMIAHLRTYDAFTGLMNKQAFLDHVEKEITRVPLKGACMVLCNINGFRTIQEAKGLEFANNLIFSLRDRLQESLQEGEAIGRTNVEFAMFLLIEEGESIEERLETITARAMESYEIDGEDTFLNLAFGASVYSDKQDTSSQLLDQANAALNHNKDPNEQAVFTFYDERINQMTAYQFMIFNRLQTAVEREEFELHMQPQINAESGRIVGMEALLRWHHEDSYVRPDVFIPIAEKYGIMIKIGDWVLEESMRIAASFAKRGHTVPISVNISGSQFRDPAILSKLDTYLHQTKFDPALLKLELTESILIDDEERCMDVLDKIRNRGIRVSIDDFGTGYSSLSYLKRLNVNELKIDRSFIKGIPKEDNGDITELIISLANKLKLSLVAEGVEEKEQIDFLVSHGCKTIQGYYYYKPMPVSDIEDLLMKNA, from the coding sequence GTGTCGAGTTACTTTAAATTTGGTCTGACACGTAAAATAATCGTGCTGATTGTCAGTGCTTTGATCCTAAATACTCTTATTGTTGCTTTGTTTGTTGGGCTTCAGGTTCATCGTATTTCGACCAATTTTTTATTGGACGCGCTTGAGCAAGAAACGGAATACGTAGTTGAACGAGTTGATCAGTTTTTTGCCAAACACGGATTAATCGCAGAGCAACAAGCCTCCAACCGGTTCTTTATTAACGCCCTCAAAGAACTGGAAACAAGTGAAAGAGTGATTCACGATCCTCTCTACCCGGATATTGTCCGCGATCTCATCGCCATTAAATCCCCTCAGTCATTCACGAATCTCATTTACCTAGCCGTTGACTCACAGAATACGCTTATTACGAATCGAATGGGCTATGAACCCCGTTCATCATTTGTTTTGTCAGAGAGAGCGTGGTATCAAGATGCCGTTGCTTCTTCTGAGTATGTCATATCGGATCCTTATATCGATTTGAGCACGGGAAAACCTGCGATCACCATCTCAAAAGCCATTCGTGATTCTAATCATGAACTCCTTGGTGCGATAGGACTCGATATCCTGCTCGATGACCTTTACGAAGAGCTGAACGCGTATGGCGTTGGCGAAACCGGTTATATTTCTATCGTAAACAGAGACGGGCTTCCTGTTTATCATCCGGAAGAGTCGGTTATTTTTGATGATGAAGCTCCTGCCACTTATCTGCAGTCACTTATAAATGGTGAAGCGATCGACGGAACTGATGAAAATGGACGCTACTTCTCATACCATCAGATGAGCGAAACGGACTGGTATGCAGTTGCTGTTATTGATGAAGAGGAAATAAGCGGCCCCGTGCAAAGCCTGATGCAGTTACTTGGAACCATTCTGTTTCTTACAACGGGTTTGTTTGTCGGTATAGCATATGTGACAACAAAAAAACTGACGGATCCCTTGCATCATTTAACAGCAAAGATTAAACAAGAAACAGAGGAATGGGAAAAGATCGAGATTCCGGATCCATTTAAAACACGAGAGGATGAAATTGGTGAGCTGTCTCGAACGCTTTCCTCCATGGGGAAACGAATCCGCCAGGATTTAATTGAGGCGAATGAACAAAACGAACGGTTGCTGGATGAAGTGGAAAGTCATAAACTTACACAGAATCAGTTAAAACTCATGTTGTCGGTACTTGCCAGAACGGATCAGGCATTTTTTATTATGGATGTTAAATATACTGTCATCTATCACAATGAGACCATGGATCAGATAATGATTAAACATACCATTGATATTCCTGCTCTGGTAGAGAAGTTAGATGTTTCATCTGATTCACTTGCATCCATGTACGATGAGGAATCAATCAACCATGAACTGGTTTTGGATGATCATCATTACGATATCGGTTTGCAGGCCTTCTATTACGAGGGTACGTTGTACATTTTGGGGACGGTAGAAGATAAATCTCAAATTATTGAAGCCTATTCCATGATTGCGCATTTGCGAACCTATGACGCCTTTACCGGGCTGATGAACAAGCAGGCTTTTTTGGATCATGTTGAGAAAGAAATCACCAGGGTGCCTTTAAAGGGAGCCTGCATGGTGCTTTGTAATATCAACGGATTTCGAACGATACAAGAAGCAAAGGGGCTTGAATTCGCCAATAACCTAATTTTCTCCTTACGTGACAGACTTCAGGAATCGCTGCAAGAAGGAGAGGCAATTGGCCGGACCAATGTGGAATTTGCAATGTTTCTCCTGATTGAGGAAGGAGAATCGATTGAAGAAAGACTTGAAACGATTACGGCAAGAGCAATGGAGAGTTACGAAATAGACGGTGAAGACACATTCCTGAACCTTGCGTTTGGTGCGAGTGTTTATTCGGATAAACAAGATACCTCGAGTCAACTCCTCGATCAGGCTAACGCAGCTTTAAATCATAATAAAGATCCGAATGAGCAGGCCGTGTTTACTTTTTATGATGAGCGGATCAATCAAATGACTGCCTATCAGTTCATGATTTTCAACCGCCTTCAAACTGCAGTTGAACGCGAAGAATTTGAACTGCACATGCAGCCTCAGATAAACGCCGAGTCCGGACGTATCGTGGGAATGGAAGCCTTGCTTCGTTGGCATCATGAGGATTCATACGTCCGTCCTGATGTGTTTATTCCAATTGCCGAGAAATACGGGATTATGATCAAGATCGGGGACTGGGTGCTTGAGGAATCGATGCGCATTGCAGCCTCGTTTGCAAAAAGGGGTCATACAGTACCGATCTCTGTTAATATATCCGGCTCACAGTTCCGTGATCCTGCCATCCTGTCCAAACTCGATACGTATCTTCATCAAACGAAGTTTGATCCTGCTCTACTGAAGCTTGAGCTGACGGAGAGTATACTGATTGATGACGAAGAACGCTGCATGGATGTACTCGATAAAATCCGCAACAGGGGAATCCGCGTATCCATCGACGACTTTGGAACGGGCTATTCTTCCCTGTCCTACTTGAAGCGGTTGAATGTAAATGAATTAAAGATTGACCGCTCCTTTATTAAAGGAATTCCAAAAGAGGATAATGGTGATATTACGGAGCTCATTATTTCATTAGCTAATAAACTGAAGCTCTCACTAGTCGCAGAAGGAGTCGAGGAGAAAGAACAGATTGATTTTCTGGTATCACACGGTTGTAAGACGATTCAGGGTTATTACTATTACAAACCGATGCCGGTCTCTGACATCGAAGATTTACTGATGAAAAATGCATAA
- a CDS encoding methyl-accepting chemotaxis protein, whose amino-acid sequence MKKWSLKAQIILSIIVLFLLTTLGSGISTYTMVRDQAVENSVEQAVKLSEAFANHVGDLYELNEGDLSMIQAYLEQVAEDPDIAYAVLIDAENVEAIAHNNPERIGVTYDDEPLTVAAATEGEQSSERYFAETTNEWTYDIMTPVYSSGTLVGTLAIGETESHILSLTQTFLASQSISSVVSVIVFIAIIFFILQKMFAPMNQMVNSFRRLGEGDLSEQKLDNGKSRELNDMIAEIDKMRRSLIDILSGTQKKAQTLNESADRLEESSQTAGTTFRDVDSTVSEMAKGAVEQAENTEEGMMKNTELGSLLDENKKQSDDLRTVTRELQELRDKGNTTMQTLLERNKEMNQSMGTIRDVIFTTKDSAQKIQTSSAQITGIAEQTNLLALNASIEAARAGEAGKGFSVVAEEIRKLAEQSNRFTEEIAGVMNELSDKTDGAVKTIEDVVTISDSQNDSVQQTEEVFRNMSSSIASIDEMNQVITKTVASLEVKKNDLIGLMESLSAIAEENAAGSEEVSASVNESVNAVETMAEEIHQLNNLASEMEDQIKQFKW is encoded by the coding sequence ATGAAAAAATGGTCATTAAAGGCACAAATTATCCTGTCGATCATTGTTCTGTTTTTACTTACAACTTTAGGAAGTGGGATTTCGACGTACACAATGGTGCGGGATCAGGCTGTTGAAAACAGTGTCGAACAGGCTGTGAAGCTGTCAGAGGCTTTCGCGAATCATGTAGGTGATCTATATGAACTGAATGAGGGCGATTTAAGTATGATTCAGGCATATCTTGAACAGGTGGCTGAAGATCCGGACATTGCCTACGCTGTTCTGATCGATGCAGAAAACGTCGAAGCCATTGCTCACAACAATCCGGAACGAATAGGAGTTACGTATGACGATGAACCGTTAACGGTAGCTGCGGCAACGGAAGGCGAACAGAGTTCTGAACGTTATTTTGCCGAGACGACAAATGAATGGACATACGACATCATGACACCGGTTTATTCGTCAGGAACACTGGTCGGCACGTTAGCGATTGGTGAAACAGAGAGTCATATTCTGTCGTTAACACAAACATTCCTCGCCAGTCAGTCAATTTCATCGGTTGTTAGTGTCATCGTTTTTATCGCCATTATTTTCTTTATTCTTCAAAAGATGTTTGCGCCGATGAATCAAATGGTGAACAGCTTCAGAAGACTCGGGGAGGGTGATCTGTCCGAACAGAAACTAGACAACGGTAAATCGAGAGAATTGAATGACATGATCGCAGAGATTGACAAAATGAGGCGATCACTGATTGACATTTTAAGTGGCACTCAAAAGAAAGCCCAGACACTGAATGAATCCGCTGATCGGCTTGAAGAGTCGAGCCAGACTGCGGGGACGACATTTCGGGATGTCGATTCTACTGTATCAGAGATGGCTAAAGGGGCCGTCGAGCAGGCTGAGAATACCGAAGAAGGCATGATGAAAAACACCGAACTCGGGTCTCTTCTTGACGAGAACAAGAAACAGAGTGATGATCTTCGCACCGTCACAAGAGAACTTCAGGAGCTTCGGGACAAAGGAAACACGACGATGCAGACTCTCCTTGAACGAAACAAGGAAATGAACCAGTCAATGGGAACGATCCGTGATGTTATCTTTACGACGAAAGACAGTGCGCAAAAGATCCAAACGTCCAGCGCACAGATTACCGGCATTGCTGAACAGACGAATCTCCTGGCACTGAACGCTTCGATCGAAGCTGCAAGGGCCGGTGAAGCAGGAAAAGGCTTCTCTGTTGTTGCCGAAGAGATCCGAAAGCTTGCCGAACAGTCAAATCGGTTCACTGAAGAGATTGCAGGTGTTATGAATGAGCTTTCAGATAAAACCGATGGCGCCGTCAAAACCATTGAAGATGTCGTTACAATTTCAGACAGTCAAAACGACAGTGTACAGCAGACCGAGGAAGTTTTTAGAAATATGTCGTCATCGATCGCTTCGATTGATGAAATGAATCAGGTTATTACAAAGACTGTTGCATCTCTTGAAGTAAAGAAAAATGATCTTATTGGTCTCATGGAGAGCCTCTCGGCAATTGCTGAAGAGAACGCGGCCGGAAGTGAAGAAGTTTCAGCATCGGTTAATGAGAGTGTCAACGCTGTGGAAACCATGGCTGAAGAAATTCATCAGCTGAACAATTTAGCATCAGAAATGGAAGATCAAATCAAACAATTTAAGTGGTAA
- a CDS encoding response regulator transcription factor encodes MNERILVVDDEMDLRVLLKEALKQEGYTEVVTAANLSEAWDQFILIEPDLIILDIMLPDGNGLDFCAKIRGHSTVPILFLSAKSDEVDKLLALSLGGDDYVTKPFSPKEVVYRVKSQLRRAGTYAKQDTARSGESRILKAGPFTMNEDETEMYLHDQPLDLTAKEAGLLACFIRRQGQIISQETLYETVWNESYFGAANTLMVHIRRLREKVEENPSSPVLIKTVKGLGYRLNVKK; translated from the coding sequence ATGAATGAACGAATACTTGTGGTGGACGACGAAATGGACTTAAGAGTGTTACTGAAAGAAGCATTGAAGCAAGAGGGGTACACGGAAGTCGTTACTGCAGCTAATTTGTCAGAGGCTTGGGATCAGTTTATACTTATCGAGCCGGATTTGATCATTTTGGACATCATGCTTCCTGATGGGAATGGTCTTGATTTCTGTGCAAAAATCAGGGGGCACTCAACGGTTCCGATTCTCTTTCTCTCAGCGAAATCAGACGAAGTGGATAAACTGCTTGCCCTGTCACTCGGAGGAGATGATTACGTAACAAAACCGTTCAGTCCGAAGGAAGTGGTGTATCGTGTAAAGTCGCAACTGCGAAGAGCCGGAACTTATGCGAAACAGGATACGGCTCGTTCCGGGGAATCCCGAATTCTTAAAGCAGGACCGTTTACGATGAACGAGGATGAGACTGAGATGTATTTACATGATCAGCCATTGGATTTGACCGCAAAAGAAGCGGGTTTATTGGCATGTTTTATCAGGCGCCAAGGTCAGATTATCAGCCAGGAGACGCTTTATGAAACGGTTTGGAATGAGTCATATTTCGGAGCGGCAAATACGTTAATGGTTCATATCAGGCGTCTGCGGGAGAAGGTTGAGGAGAATCCATCTTCACCGGTCTTGATCAAGACGGTCAAAGGACTGGGATATCGCTTGAATGTGAAAAAGTAA